The genomic region GCTATCTGGGCCTGGTACGTGAAAGCGACGCCGCTGCGGGGCAGGCGGGATGGCGCGGCTGGTATGATTATCTGCCGTGGGAAGATCACCGCCAGGGCGAACCGCCCATCATGGAACACCTCAACAACGCGCTGCTCGTCTGGGCCTACCGGGCAGAAACGCCCGAACTGACGGCGCAGCGCATGCGGCGGATCGCCTTCACCTTCGGCTTTGAGAGCGGAGATTGGAGCGGGCGCTGGAATGAAGACCTTGTGCTGCAACGCTATGAGCTGCTGTTCGAGGCCGGTCTGGTGGCCGAGGCCGGTATGCAGGAAGACGAGAACGGTCGCTCCATGTTTGCCGATCATCGTCGCATCCTTGCCACGGCGATTGCGCGGCTGCGCGCCAAGATCAAATATCGCCCGGTGGTATTCGAGCTGATGCCGGAAAGTTTCACCCTGCTGCAATTGCAGCGCACCGTCGAAGCGCTGGCGGGTCTGCGCCTGCACAAGCAGAATTTCCGCCGCCTGATCGAACAGCAGGATCTGGTCGAAGAGACCGGCGAAAGCCACAGCGAAACCGGCGGACGCCCGGCAAAGCTCTTCCGTTTCCGCTACTCGATTGTCGAGGAACGCGCCCTTTCCGAGCGTCATCTGGCCGGAGCTAAGCTGCCAATCTCCCGCGATTGACAATATACTCGAATCGAGTATAAGGTTGCGATTATGAAATGCTCACATTGAGTATAATGGAAATGCGTAAGTGACCTTGGAGGCCACCGTGAACGATCATGTTTCCGTTTCGCAACTTTATGACCGGGTGGCCAGGGTGTTGCCAAAGGCGGAGTGGCTCGGCTTCGAGAACGATGTCGCGGCCATTCTCGAGCTGAAGAAAAAGCGCAATGCCGTCATCCTCGCGCATAATTACCAGACGCCGGAAATCTTCCACTGCGTGGCCGACATTGTCGGCGACAGTCTGGCGCTGGCACGCAAGGCGGCTGAAGTCGATGCCGATGTGATCGTGCTGGCGGGGGTGCATTTCATGGCCGAAACGGCCAAGCTGCTCAATCCCGGCAAGACAGTGCTGATCCCCGATATGGGCGCAGGCTGTTCGCTGGCCGACAGCATCACGCCGCAAGACGTGGCGCTTTTGCGCGAGGCGCATCCGGGCGTGCCGATCATCACCTATGTCAACACATCGGCTGCCGTGAAGGCAGCGTCCGACATTTGCTGTACCTCCGGCAATGCCAAAAAGGTGGTGGAATCGCTCGGCGTGCCGCGTGTGCTGATGATTCCTGACGAGTTTCTGGCGCAGAATGTGGCCCGCGAAACCAATGTCGAAATTCTCGCCTGGCATGGCCATTGCGAGGTGCATGAGCGTTTCACCCCGGACGATATTCGTGAACTGCGCGAAAGCCATCCCGGCGTCATGGTTCTGGCGCATCCGGAATGCCCGCCGGAAGTGGTGGAGGCAGCCGATTTTGCCGGTTCCACGGCAGTCATGTCGGACTATGTCGGTCAGAAGAAGCCGCAGCGCGTGGTGCTTTTGACCGAATGCTCGATGAGCGACAATGTCGCCGTTGATCACCCGGAGGTCGAGTTCATCCGCCCCTGCAATCTTTGTCCGCATATGAAGCGGATCACCCTCGCCAATATCCGCGATGCATTGGAAAACAATCGTCATGAAGTGGTGGTCGACGCCGCTTTGATGGAACCGGCCCGGCGCGCCGTCGAACGGATGCTGGCAATATGATCAACGCCCGGACGGCTCCGGTTCTCATCGTCGGCAGTGGACTTGCCGGGCTGATGACCGCGCTGACGCTATCACCCCAGCCGGTCCTGCTGGTGACAGCGGGAAGCCTTGGCCTGTCCGGTTCCAGCACTTTGGCGCAGGGCGGGATCGCTGCGGGTATCGGGGCGGACGACAGTGCGGCGCTGCATCTGGCCGACACGATTGCAGCAGGCGACGGCCTGTGCAATGCGGCGGTTGCTGCGGAAATCATAGCAGCAGGCGCGGACGTCATTGCTGCTCTGGAAGCCCATGGCGTGCGCTTCGACCGGAAGGCCGACGGTTCGTTCTCCCTTGGTCTGGAAGCCGCGCACAGTCGCCATCGTATCGTCCATGTCGATGGCGATGCGACGGGCGCTGGCATCATGCGCGCTTTGATCGCGAAGGTTCTGGCAACGCCCTCGATAACCGTCATGGAAAACACCCGCGCCCTGCGGCTCATCAAGCAGGATGGCCGTGTGGTCGGTGCCTGCCTGGAGAATGTTGGACCGGTTGCCGCGCGCGGCGTGGTTCTGGCGACCGGTGGTATCGGCGGGCTTTATAAAGCAACCACAACACCGCTTGGCAATCTGGGGCGGGGGGCTGCTTTGGCGGCCCGTGCGGGCGCAGTGCTTGCCGATATGGAGTTTGTGCAATTTCACCCCACGGCACTTGCCGTCTCTGCACCGCGTCTGCCGCTGGTCAGCGAAGCGGTGCGCGGCGAAGGTGCTGAACTCATCAATGATCGCGGTGAGCGGTTCATGGCCGACATTCCGGGCCGCGAGCTGGCCCCGCGAGATGTCGTTGCCCGTGCCATTGGCAGCGAGATCGGCCAAGGTCGAAAGGTTTTCCTCGATGCGCGGGCGGCTCTGGGGGCAGGTTTTGCAACCCGCTTCCCGGGTATCGATGCGCTTTGCAGGCAGCATGGCATCGACCCTTCGCGCGACGCCATTCCGGTGCGGCCCGCCACCCATTACCACATGGGGCGGCATCAAGACCGACGCTGACGGGCGCAGCACGATACCCGGCCTGTGGGCTGTTGGTGAAGCTGCCTGCACCGGCCTGCATGGCGCGAACCGGCTTGCCAGCAATTCTTTGCTCGAAGCTGCGGCAATGGGGCTGCGCGCCGCTCACGCCCTTGTGGATGACGAAGTGATCGGTGCTCGCCAAATCGCGCCTGTTAGCCTGCCCGGAGATACCGATCCCGAACCGGTACGGCGCGTCGTTTCCAGTCATCTAGGCCTGCTGCGCGATGAAAAAGGTTTGCGCGTGGCGGTCACCACCCTTCTTCCGCTCGCTGAGTCAGACGATGCCGCCGCGGTGGCGCTGGTCGCTGCGGTAGCGGCCTATGAACGGTGCGAGTCGCGCGGCAGCCATGCCCGCATCGATCATCCGCAAAAGGATGCAGTCGCCAGACGCCGTTTTCACACATTCGAGACGGCGTTCGCGCAGGCTCGCGAGATCATTGGTCCAAATCGAATTTCCAGGATAGCTTCATGAACCTGCCGCACCTGTCTCCGCTTGTTGTCGAACCGCTGGTGCGCACCGGGCTTCTGGAAGATCTGGGACTTGCCGGCGATATCACCAGCAATGCCGTCGTACCGGAGGATCACCGCTCGGCCATGCTGTTCAGCTTGCGCCAGCCGGGTGTCATCGCCGGGCTGGATGTGGCTGAAATGGCGTTTCGTCTGGTCGATCCGGACGTCACATTCGAGCGCTTGACCCGGGATGGCCAGTTTCTTGAAAAAGGGAGCGACATTGCCCGCGTTTCCGGCAGTTCGCGGTCGATCCTGGCGGGTGAGCGAACGGCGCTCAATTTTCTCGGTCACCTGTCCGGTATCGCCACGGCAACCGCCAATCTGGTGAAGGCGGTCGCGGGAACCAGGGCTTCTATTGTCTGCACGCGCAAGACGACGCCGGGGCTGCGTGCCTTGCAGAAATATGCGGTCAGGGCAGGCGGGGGAATGAATCATCGCTTCGCGCTCTATGATGCGGTGCTCATCAAGGACAACCACATCGCAGTCGCGGGCGGCGTGCGCGAAGCCATCGAGCGCGCCAAGGCCGGTGCCGGCCATATGGTCAAGATCGAGGTTGAAGTTGACACGCTTCAACAGCTTGATGAAGCAATGGCGGTGGGTGTGGACGCAGTTCTGCTCGACAATATGTCACCGGACCAGTTGCGCGAGGCTGTATCGATCATCGATGGCCGCGCCATTTCGGAAGCTTCGGGCGGCATCACACCGGAAACGGTCGCTGCTGTTGCCGCAAGCGGAGTTGATCTGATTTCGGTCGGCTGGACGACGCACAGCGCGCCAAACCTCGATATCGGGCTCGATTTTGAATTGAATGGCTGAGGCGATAGCCCGCAATCATCCCGAATATCGGACCTGTTCGCTGCAAAACCCGACACATGGTGCCGGGGTGGGCTGCGGTTTGGTCCGCGCCCGGCGCCTTCCAAATTCGCGCAACAAACTCCCTTCAAAACATGATTGTAATATTCATATTTTCGTGTCACAAATTCACTGACTGATAGTCAGTCATGAGTCGTGCGGCGGTTCGGACACCTGCTTGTGTGCGTGCGGGTCGCCGGATCGTCGTCACGGCTCGCAGCGGCAACATTGCTGCGAAATTCAGGAATATCGATCAGGAGGGAGTGTAATGCTTCACCATACGGAAAACTGGCCCTACGTGGTCACCCTGTCGAAGGGCGCATCGACCATGGAGGAGACGCGTGAATTTTTTGATGCCTGGAACCGCTGGCTTGATGAAGGAAAGCCCTTTGTCACGATCCGCCGGTTTCTGGACGAGGATGCTCTCACGCATCCGGAAGGATCGGCGCGTGAAGTCAAGCAATGGTTTCAGCGCAATGCACAGCGCATTCGCGAACAGGTGCTGGGGATGGTGAATATCGTGCCCGAATCTGTGTATGAACAGGCAAGCCGCATGGACGCTGAAAAGCTGTTCCGTGTTCCGGCTGGCACCTTCTCCAATGTCGAGGCAGCGCTGCACTGGCTGGAAGACCGGGTCGTTCGACCAAACAGTCTTGTTTTTGACAGGGCGGCAATCCGGGGTAGATTGGCGGCATCCTGAAGTTCCGGAGATCGCTTTGCCGCCGACCGCCACCAAGCCCAAGCCCCGCACCAAGCCCGCTGAAATACGTCGCGATGAGCTGATGGCTGCAGCCGAGGCCCTCTTCCTCGAAAAGGGCTTCGCGGCGACGAGCGTGGATGAAATTGTCCGCCTTGCCGATGTGGCCAAAGGTACGTTCTATCTGCATTTTCGCAGCAAGGACGACATCCTGATCGCCTTGCGGGAGCGATTTATCGACGGGTTCTGCGAGGGGCTGGAGCGTCAGCTGGGCCAGTATCCGGCCGATGACTGGCCCGGAAAGCTGGTAGCGTGGGCCGAGACGGGCATTGCCGGCTATCTGGACAATTACAGGATACACGACATGGTGTTCCATGATTTTCATCCGCCCCTGCGGCGCATGAAGCAGGAAAATCCGGCAATCGTCCGGCTCGATGCGTTGTTGACCGACGGCAATTCCGCAGGTGCATGGAAAATCTCCAATCCGCGTTTGACGGCTGTGCTCCTTTTCAACGCGCTGCACGGTGCGGTCGATGAAATCATCTCCAAGCCCGATATGATGGATCGAACGGAAATGGTCGCGGGCGTTAAGGCGTTTTTCTTGCAGGCGGTACGGGCTTAGAGCATCCTGTTTTTTTGTTTTCCCCAAGCCCGTTCCAGTTTTCGGCAGACACGCCCCAGAGATCGGGCAAAGAAAAAGGGAGGCTGATGCCTCCCTCCATTAACAGTCCAGTCCGTTTCGGCAGGCTTATTTCTCCACGAACGCCTTCTCGATGACGTAGTGTCCGGCTTCGCTCTGGCTGCCTTCCTTGAAACCGCGCTCTTCAAGTATCTGCTTTGTTTCGGCCAGCATTTCCGGGCTGCCGCAGAGCATCATGCGGTCGTCGTCATGATTAAACTCTGGCAGGCCAACATCGGTGAACAGCTGTCCTGAACGAATGAGGTCGGTCAGGCGGCCACGATTCTTGTAGGGCTCACGCGTGACGGTCGGATAGTAGATGAGCTGCTTCTTGACCATTTCGCCAAGGAATTCATCCTGCGGCAGTTCGTTGGAAATGAAATCCGTATAGGCGAGTTCCGCGACCTGACGCACGCCATGAACAAGAATGATCTTTTCGAAACGTTCATAGGCTTCCAGATCGCGAATGATCGACAGGAACGGCGCAAGACCGGTGCCGGTCGAGAGCAGCCACAGATTCTTGCCCGGCTTCAGATTGTCATAGAGCAGCGTGCCGACCGGCTTCTTGGACAGGATGATCTGGTCGCCAACCTTCAGATGCTGCAGCTTGGAGGTCAGCGGACCGTTCGGCACCTTGATCGAAAAGAATTCCAGCCCGTCTTCGTAAAGGCTCGAGGCAATCGAATAGGCGCGCGTGAGCGGCTTGCCGTTTACTTCCAGCCCCATCATGATGAACTGGCCGCTCTGGAAGCGAAAGCCGGGGTCGCGCGTGGTGCGGAAGGAAAACAGCGTATCGGTCCAGTGATGGATGTCGGTGACGGTTTCCTGATTGAAGTTGCTGCTCATTTTCGGAACTGTCTCTGTCTTGCTCCTGCACCGCTTGGGAGGACGGCGCCCGTGGATGGATCGGTCGTTTTGGTCATTGCCGCATTTTGCCCGCAGTCACGCAGCTCCGTGGAGTCTGCATTTCCTGCAGGCAAAACGCCTTGATCGCAATCAATGTAAGCGCGTCATGCTGCCTTCAGGGTGGCTTCCGCGAATTCGTAATTGGCCAGCTTGTCGAGGAAATTCGTTACATAGTCAGGCCGACGATTACGGAAATCGAGATAATAGCTATGCTCCCAGACATCAAGTCCTAATAGCGCTTTGCCTTCGCCGGTTGCCAGCGGATTGGAGCCGTTCGGCGTCTTGGTGACCTTGAGCTTGCCGTCATCGGCCAGAACCAGCCATGCCCACCCCGAACCGAACTGGCCGACGGCTGCGGTCTTGAAGGCTTCCTTGAACTGGTCGACACCGCCGAAATCTTCCGTGATTTTCTTTTCCAGCGCGCCGGGAAGGCGGCCACCGGAAGCAGACAGGTTCTGCCAGAACAGATTGTGGTTCCAGTGCTGGCCGGCATTGTTGAACACCGGGGCCAGATCGGCCTTGTCCTTGGCAAGGAGAATGATTTCTTCGAGCGACTTGCCCTTGAGCGCATCGTTCTTTTCAACGAATCCGTTGAGGGCAGTCACATAAGCCTGATGATGCTTGCCATGATGCAGCTCAAGCGTTTCCGTACCCATTCCCACGCCCTCGAGCGCGTTGGTTGCATAGGGAAGCGGGGGCAAGGTGAAGCTCATTTCAAAACTCCTTGTTACGTACGCCGTCGCGGTCCGGACCGTCAGGTCCGTCAATCTGTTGCTGGACGCCGGTTGAGTACCGTCATTTGATAACTATCTTGCTAAAGTGGGGTAGATAGCTTATTTAACAAGATAATTCTTCTTTAAATAGAAAATCGTCAATATGTCAAGGAATGACTTTCTAAATACAGACGCTTCGCTAGCACGTTCTCCCGCCGAGCGCGTAATGCTCACGCTTAAGATGCGAGGCGCGCAGACGGCAGCTGCGATCGGCGAGCATCTGGGAACGACCGGCGAAGCGGTCCGCCAACAACTGGTGCGACTGGCTGAGGAAGGTCTGGTCGCTCCCCATTCCGTGTCGCAGGGCGTTGGCCGTCCCTCTCAATTCTGGGACCTGACCGAGACCGGCAACAGGCGCTTCCCCGATACACATGCCGATTTGACGGTCCAGCTTCTCCATTCCGTTCGCAGTATTCTCGGTGAGGACGCGCTGGACACGCTGATCGCCCATCGCGAATCCGAGACCCGCCGTCAGTATCAGGCGCGCCTGAAAGATCTGCCGCTCGGCGAGCGGGTGCTGGAACTTGCCGCGATCCGCTCGGCGGAAGGTTACATGGCCGATGCCGAAAAGCAGGAGGATGGCTCCTGGCTCTTCATCGAAAATCACTGCCCGATCTGCGCTGCTGCGGACGCCTGCCAGGGCTTTTGCCGTGCGGAGCTTCAGGTATTCAGGGCCGTGCTTGGCCCTGATGTTTCTGTAAACCGAACCGAACATATTCTGGCCGGTGCGCGGCGCTGCGCCTACGTTATTTCGCCCGCCGCCTGATAATTCTCAGCATTGGGCCGTTTGCGGCTGTCTTGCGCTGCGGACGAGAGCGAGCGCCGACACGAACGCCAGTGCGGACAGAATGGCGAAGCCGGAAAAGAGCCAGAGCGCGGCATGTGCGGTGCCTGCAAAGCCGCCGGGATTGGTGAGGCCAGCCATATTGGCAACCATTCCGGCAAGTGCTGCGCCAAGGGCGGTTGTGAAAAGCTGCACCATGGTCACGGAGGCGGATGCAAGGTTCTGATCTTCTGCGTCCGCGCGCTTGAAAATGCCGGTGAGCAGGTGCGGCCATGTCAGCCCTACGCCGAAACCGATGACTGCGAGCGCGATGCAGATCGGCAGCAGATCGTACCAATGACCTTCGCTTCCGGCCGGAATGAGGACGGCCAGCGTGACCATCCCGGCTACGCCCATGACGGGGGCGGCGAGAATAACGCGGTCGGTGCGCCCGGCGGCAATCCCCGACGACCCGATCGAGCCGAGTGTCCAGCTGCCGCCCATGATTGCTGCCAGATATCCAGCGACAAGTGGCGACTGGTTATGCAGCACCTGAAAGAACAGCGGTACGAAGACTTCGGAACTGGTAACGGACGCGCTGAGGAAGGCGAGCGTCAGATAAAGCGCGCCGAGTTTCCGGATACTGAAAGACCCTTTCGGAAGAATGCGGCGGCTGGCCTTCTTTTCGACGGCTGCGAGGAGAAGCAGCAAGACAATCGCGAGCGCGACGCCGCCGGCATTCAGCGCCAGTTCCGACGAAATGCTTCCGGCGGAAACGGCAAGGACGGCAGCGGTCAGAAGAATGAGCTGTGGCCATGCCAGCCGGTCATTGCTGGCAGCGGAACCGGATTCGCGGGGCAGAACCGTCATGGCCATGATGGTGAACACGGCGATCACGGGCGCAAGCGACCAGAAGGCAGCGCGCCACATGCCGAGTTCCGCAAAAACGCCGCCAATCGCCGGACCGACAAGCGTGGCAACGCCCCACATGCCGGAAACGAGGCCGATGGCGCGGGGCCATAGAGATTCATCAAAGACGATGCGGATCATTGAATATGACAGGGCGAGCATCATGCCGCCGCCAAGACCCTGAATGGCGCGCCCCGCCAGCATGACGGGCATGGAGGGCGCGAGGCCGCAAGTCAGGGTTCCCGCAGCAAAGATGCACGCTGCGACCAGATAGGCGCTGCGCGGGCCTGCACGCGAGAGCAGGCGCGGCACAAGGGCGGAGCCGAGAATGGATGCGGTCACGAACAGCGCCGTGTTCCACGCGTAATAATCCATGCCGCCAATGTCGGCGACCACTGTCGGGAGGATGGTTGTGGCAATAAACACGTTGATGGCGTGAAGCGCCACGCCGCCGACGAGCGTCAGCGATACGATAGCGTTCCTGCCTGCGAACAGGTCTCCCCAACCGGCGGTCGGCTTGTGATCCTGCATCCGATTTTCCTTTGGCTGTCATTGCGTGGGCGAATGCCTAATGAAGTCGCCCTGAACATGGAAACAACGGCTACGCTCGTGTTCGTAATTTGTCAAGCAAAGGCTTGTTTAATTAACTTTACGATACTCACCAATCGTAGCGGGCCATCCAGTTGTATAAAAGCCAGTGGCACCGGCAAAGACTTTCAACCAAAACGGCGGAGCGGGTAGAGCGGGAAGGGAAGGGGTTCAAATCCTGATAAAAAGCTCTATATGAGACGCGAGCCCTGAAGGCAGGGAAGTAATCCGCGATGGCTTATGGGGAAATTTTCCCGATAATGCTGTGGCGGATTTGTGTTTCTGTCACAAGCTTCCTATAAGCCTTCAAATAATTTGGGAAACCGCCTGATGTTTCCTCAACTTGGCAGACCAGACTTGCTGGCGAGGCCAGATTTTCCCATTGAATGACCCGGAACGCCCATGATCCAGACGCCCTACTACCTGATCGACAAGACCAAGCTGAAGCGCAACATGGAAAAGGTTGCCTATGTGCGCGAGAAATCCGGCGCCAAGGCACTGCTCGCGCTGAAATGCTTCGCCACCTGGTCGGTGTTTGATCTGATGAGCGAATATATGGACGGCACCACTTCGTCTTCGCTCAATGAAGTGCGTCTTGGCCATGAAAGATTCGGCGGTGAAACCCATGCCTATAGCGTGGCCTATGCCGATAACGAGATCGATGAGGTCATCAGCCACGCCGACAAGATCATCTTCAATTCGATTGGCCAGCTCGAACGCTTTGCTGACAAGGCGTCGGGCATCAAGCGCGGGCTGCGCCTCAATCCGGGCATCTCGTCTTCGAGCTTCGATCTTGCCGATCCGGCACGTCCGTTCAGTCGTCTTGGCGAATGGGATGTGGCGAAGGTTGAAAAGGTCATGGATCGCGTGACAGGCTTCATGATCCATAACAATTGCGAAAATTCTGACTTTGGTCTTTTCGACCGGATGCTGACCGACATCGAACAAAAGTTCGGCTCGCTTCTCAACCGTGTCGAATGGGTGAGCCTTGGCGGCGGCATCCACTTCACCGGCGATGATTATCCGGTCGATGAGTTCTGCGCACGACTGAAGGCGTTTTCGGAAAAGTTCGGCATTCAGGTCTATCTGGAGCCGGGCGAAGCCTCGATCACCAAGACCACGACGCTGGAAGTGACGGTGCTCGACACGCTGTTCAATGGCAAGAACCTTGCCATCGTCGATAGCTCCATCGAGGCGCATATGCTCGATCTGCTGATCTATCGCGAAAAGGCGAAGATGGCGCCGAACAATGGCGAGCACAGCTACATGGTTTGCGGCAAGTCCTGCCTCGCCGGCGATATTTTCGGCGAGTTCACTTTCGACAAGCCGCTTGCCATCGGCGACCGCCTCTCATTCGAGGATGCGGCCGGTTATACCATGGTCAAGAAGAACTGGTTTAATGGCGTGAAAATGCCAGCCATTGCCGTGCGTGAACTGGACGGCACGGTCAGAGTTGTCCGCGAATTTGATTACGCGGATTTTGAAGGGTCGCTTTCGTAAAAGATCCTGTTGCGGCTTCACGCTGCAACGAACTCATGTGTTCCGAATGAGAAGGCAATCGGGACGGGAAATACAAGCATTTCCAGCAAAAGTGCGAAGCGGTTTTGCGTAGGATAATGCGTCAGTTAACTACAAAGACGCGGGAAACCGCTGGAAGAGGAAGCATCGACAGAAAATGAAGAAGAACGTTCTCATTATCGGCGCCGGGGGCGTGGCACAGGTTGTTGCACATAAATGTGCGCAAAACTCTGACATATTGGGCGATATCCATATTGCGTCCCGCACGGTTGAGAAATGCCGCAAGATTATCGATAGCGTGCATGAAAAGAAGAGCCTCAAGACGGAGGTGAAGCTGGAAGCGCATGCGCTGGACGCAATGGATGTGGAGGCCACCAAGGCCCTGATCCGGAAGACGGGCGTTCAGATCGTCATCAATGTCGGCTCGGCCTTCCTCAATATGTCGGTTCTTCGCGCCTGTATCGATACGGGCGTGGCTTACATGGACACCGCAATCCATGAAGACCCGAAGAAGATCTGCGAGACCCCGCCATGGTATGGCAATTACGAATGGAAGCATCTCAAGGAATGCGAAGAGAAGGGCATTACCGCCATTCTCGGCATTGGCTTCGATCCGGGCGTGGTCAATGCCTATGCGCGTCTGGCTGCCGACGACTATCTCGATGAAGTCAAATCCATCGATATCGTCGACATCAATGCCGGTTCACATGGCCGCTGGTTTTCGACCAATTTCGACCCGGAAATCAATTTCCGTGAGTTCACCGGCACGGTCTATTCCTGGCAGAACGGTGCCTGGCAGTCGAACAAGATGTTCGAAGTCGGCCACACCTTCGACCTGCCGGTCGTCGGTCCGAGCAAGGCCTATATGACCGGCCACGATGAAGTGCACTCGCTGTCGAAGAACTATCCTAACGCCGACGTGCGTTTCTGGATGGGCTTCGGCGATCACTATATCAACGTCTTCACGGTGCTGAACAATCTGGGCCTCCTGTCCGAACAGCCGGTCAAGACCGCCGAAGGTCTGGAAGTCGTGCCGCTCAAGGTAGTGAAGGCTGTGCTGCCCGATCCATCATCGCTGGCCCCGGACTATACCGGCAAGACCTGCATTGGCGATTTCGTCAAGGGCACCAAGGACGGCAAGGAGAAGGAAGTCTTCATCTATAACGTTGCCGACCACAAGGACGCCTATAACGAAGTGGGTTCGCAGGGCATTTCCTACACCGCTGGCGTTCCGCCAGTTGCAGCCGCAATCCTTATCGCTTCGGGCGAATGGGACGTGAAGAAGATGGTCAATGTGGAAGAGCTTGATCCAAAGCCATTCCTCCACATCCTGAACCAGATCGGCCTGCCATCCCGCATCAAGGATGAAGACGGCGACCGCGCGCTCGACTTCGCATAAGCATGCGGTCCGGATGAATAAAGAAAACCCCGCTTCGGCGGGGTTTTTATTTTCTCGATCCTCATCCTGAGGAGGCCCGCAGGGCCGTCTCGAAGGATCGCCCTTCGAGGCTGCGCTTCGCTCCGCACCTCAGGGTGAGGGGTGTGGCGCTCGATAAAGAGGTCAGAAGAGCGCCGGTAAAGAAGGTGCGCGGGGTGATTGA from Brucella intermedia LMG 3301 harbors:
- a CDS encoding saccharopine dehydrogenase family protein, whose product is MKKNVLIIGAGGVAQVVAHKCAQNSDILGDIHIASRTVEKCRKIIDSVHEKKSLKTEVKLEAHALDAMDVEATKALIRKTGVQIVINVGSAFLNMSVLRACIDTGVAYMDTAIHEDPKKICETPPWYGNYEWKHLKECEEKGITAILGIGFDPGVVNAYARLAADDYLDEVKSIDIVDINAGSHGRWFSTNFDPEINFREFTGTVYSWQNGAWQSNKMFEVGHTFDLPVVGPSKAYMTGHDEVHSLSKNYPNADVRFWMGFGDHYINVFTVLNNLGLLSEQPVKTAEGLEVVPLKVVKAVLPDPSSLAPDYTGKTCIGDFVKGTKDGKEKEVFIYNVADHKDAYNEVGSQGISYTAGVPPVAAAILIASGEWDVKKMVNVEELDPKPFLHILNQIGLPSRIKDEDGDRALDFA